A single region of the Vicia villosa cultivar HV-30 ecotype Madison, WI linkage group LG4, Vvil1.0, whole genome shotgun sequence genome encodes:
- the LOC131594693 gene encoding probable receptor-like protein kinase At5g18500: protein MASDLNSGLSKKTVLGLKVWVLMGVMVGLFIIIILVVLSVCLTLRKKSRRRSGSMLPLGHILSISEDIKEISVDQVSSNSHPRNGGFMSLNDKFSEGDSGKVLIQTKNGDNSSQSGSFNCLEKDLNGSQSGEDSGGFRSVSVYRSSSHPISAPSPCSGLPEFSHLGWGHWFTLRDLELATNRFSKDSIIGEGGYGIVYRGQLINGNPVAVKKLLNNLGQAEKEFRVEVEAIGHVRHKNLVRLLGFCIEGTHRLLIYEYVNNGNLEQWLHGAMRQHGYLTWEARVKILLGTAKALAYLHEAIEPKVVHRDIKSSNILIDDNFNAKISDFGLAKLLGAGKSHITTRVMGTFGYVAPEYANSGLLNEKSDVYSFGVLLLEAITGRDPVDYSRPATEVNLVDWLKMMVGCRRSEEVVDPNIETRPSTSALKRSLLTALRCVDPDSEKRPKMSQVVRMLESEEYPIPREDRRRRRNQAGNIEAESQRETSDTDKSDTPDSRQNGRRN, encoded by the exons ATGGCATCGGATCTGAATTCCGGGCTGTCGAAGAAAACGGTTTTGGGATTGAAAGTATGGGTATTAATGGGAGTTATGGTTGGATTGTTCATTATAATCATTCTCGTTGTGCTATCGGTATGTCTTACTTTAAGAAAAAAATCCAGAAGACGCAGTGGGAGCATGCTTCCTCTTGGCCATATTCTATCTATTTCAGAAGATATTAAAGAAATTAGCGTCGATCAAGTTTCATCAAATAGTCATCCGCGAAACGGAGGTTTTATGAGCTTGAATGACAAGTTTAGTGAAGGCGATTCCGGAAAGGTTTTGATCCAAACAAAGAATGGAGATAATAGCAGTCAATCAGGCTCGTTTAATTGTTTAGAGAAAGATCTGAATGGCTCTCAGTCAGGTGAAGATAGCGGCGGTTTTAGGAGTGTTTCGGTTTATAGATCTTCGTCACATCCTATATCTGCGCCATCGCCTTGTTCTGGGCTTCCTGAATTCTCTCATCTTGGCTGGGGTCACTGGTTTACATTAAGGGACCTTGAACTTGCAACAAACAGGTTTTCGAAAGATAGTATTATCGGTGAAGGTGGTTATGGAATTGTTTATCGAGGTCAACTTATCAACGGGAATCCTGTGGCTGTCAAGAAGCTCCTCAATAATTT AGGACAAGCTGAAAAGGAATTTAGGGTTGAAGTCGAGGCTATCGGTCATGTGCGGCATAAGAACTTGGTTCGGCTTTTGGGTTTTTGCATCGAAGGCACTCACAG GTTATTGATTTACGAGTATGTCAACAACGGAAATTTAGAGCAGTGGCTTCATGGAGCCATGCGGCAGCATGGCTATCTTACTTGGGAAGCTCGGGTGAAAATTCTTCTCGGAACAGCCAAAGC GCTAGCTTACTTGCACGAGGCGATCGAGCCAAAAGTTGTACATCGAGATATTAAGTCGAGCAATATTCTAATTGATGATAACTTTAACGCTAAAATATCCGACTTTGGACTTGCTAAATTACTCGGTGCCGGAAAAAGTCACATTACAACTAGAGTAATGGGTACTTTTGG ATATGTAGCTCCAGAATACGCCAATTCTGGTTTGTTAAACGAGAAAAGCGATGTTTATAGCTTTGGTGTATTGCTTCTTGAAGCAATTACAGGACGCGATCCAGTCGATTATAGCCGACCGGCAACCGAG GTAAATTTGGTTGACTGGCTCAAGATGATGGTAGGGTGTAGGCGGTCCGAAGAAGTGGTGGACCCGAACATTGAAACTAGGCCATCAACGAGTGCTCTAAAACGATCCCTTTTAACCGCTTTAAGATGTGTTGATCCAGATTCTGAAAAAAGACCAAAGATGAGCCAAGTTGTTCGCATGCTTGAGTCAGAAGAATATCCCATACCTCGAGAG GATCGAAGACGGCGAAGGAATCAAGCAGGAAACATAGAGGCAGAGAGCCAGAGGGAGACTTCCGATACAGATAAAAGCGACACTCCAGATTCTAGACAAAATGGCAGAAGGAACTAA